In Bacteroidetes bacterium SB0662_bin_6, the sequence GGCGCCATGGTGTTATATATGTCGTACCCGGGATACCGCTTCGCCAGCATCAGGTTGGCATGGAAAAAAGACTGAACGGTCCCCACGTCACTCCAATACCCCTCAAACGCATAGCTTGCTACAGGATGCTTCCGGATAGCCTCCGGGATAATTTCCTGCCCGAAATCATTCGCATCCGGCATCCCGGCAAGCAACGTCTGCAAAACCTCTGCATCGAACAGGTAAATGCCCATGGAAGCAAGAAATGTGCGCCCCTGGTTGTGCATCTCTTCGCTCACCGGACTTTCCTTGCCCGCAAGATGCTCCGGGGCGGGCTTTTCGTAAAACTCAGTGATCAACCCGTCCTCTGTCCTGACGATGCCGAACGAGGGAGCATCCTCGGCATTCACCGGAATGGTGGCCAGCGTAACGCCCGCGCCACTATCGAGGTGATGTTTCATCAATTTCCGGTAGTCCATGGTGTAGAGTTGATCGCCCGACAAAATGAGCACATGGGAATGCCGGTGCGCCCTCAGATTGGACAGGGATTGACGCACAGCGTCCGCTGTCCCCTGAAACCATGTCTCGGATTCCGGGGTCTGCTCGGCCGCCAACACCGTGACAAACCCTTCACGGAACCGGTCAAACTGGAACGTACGGGCTATGTGGCGATTCAAACTCGCCGAATTGTACTGTGTAAGAACAAATATCCGGTGGATATCCGAATTAATACAGTTCGACACCGGGATATCGATCAGGCGATATTTCCCCCCGAGAGGAACGGCCGGCTTGGAGCGACGCATAGTGAGGGGAAAGAGTCGTTTCCCGGCCCCTCCCCCAAGAATGACGGCAAGTAATTCGTCCATAAGCTGAAAAGTACCTTGAGTCGTTGGAAAAATGATGGCGTGACTCCGCCGTAAAGGTACGAATATACAGGTGCCAGGGCCTGTTGACACTATGCAGCAATGCTCTGTTCCATCAGGCACGGCGTCAATCAAGGCGCGAGGAGTGAAGTTTGGTGGTTCCAAATGAG encodes:
- a CDS encoding glucose-1-phosphate adenylyltransferase, with amino-acid sequence MDELLAVILGGGAGKRLFPLTMRRSKPAVPLGGKYRLIDIPVSNCINSDIHRIFVLTQYNSASLNRHIARTFQFDRFREGFVTVLAAEQTPESETWFQGTADAVRQSLSNLRAHRHSHVLILSGDQLYTMDYRKLMKHHLDSGAGVTLATIPVNAEDAPSFGIVRTEDGLITEFYEKPAPEHLAGKESPVSEEMHNQGRTFLASMGIYLFDAEVLQTLLAGMPDANDFGQEIIPEAIRKHPVASYAFEGYWSDVGTVQSFFHANLMLAKRYPGYDIYNTMAPLYTNARMLAPAKVLSSYVEDSLIGEASVIVNSRISNSVIGIRSYIGAGTTVENTVFMGADYYAWHDPLLRNPVGGPPSPGIGDGSYIEGAIVDRNVQIGKRCVIKRREGVRHVDAENYFVRDGIIVIPKNAHIPDDTVI